The following coding sequences are from one Acipenser ruthenus chromosome 7, fAciRut3.2 maternal haplotype, whole genome shotgun sequence window:
- the LOC117415444 gene encoding probable JmjC domain-containing histone demethylation protein 2C isoform X1, with amino-acid sequence MAVEARPELVGKRFLCVSGEELPELGEIGRWGWRAGVIRAVTHRDNDNPELTVYVEFDDLEWDKREWVKVYEDFQIFLLEHQLVWAKWKETSQPQGTKSKQIQWPALTFKPLVGKAVLNSITAVEFFTDRHLDFMSGDGACQPYQDEVDSLNPVLRDNPQLHEEVKAWVKEQKVQEIFMQGPYSLNGYRVRVYRQDSATQWFTGIITHHDLFSRTMIVMNDQVLEPQNVDPSMVQMTFLDDVVHSLLKGENIGITSRRRSRSSQNSNTAHGHYTRAQANSPRPVMNSPTATPKQAQQQQQQQQQQQQHQQQQHQQQQQQQQQQFQQQQQRSSRSSKRKGSDSSVPDEDKIKEERLDNGGRGEFSKNKNKQIVHKRRKPEEDEKKVCLKRLKADNVSDYSESSDSENSNKRIDSSSEQNSENELKSISTPKASEEEEKSQSSKGAEEQTLIDRHSPWDEIPEDEKTQKVERIQSDDCDLQEKSQLQPAEPPTFYDQNASTPDVQGCIVELKNTVETLPNDHYANSASQTPTPKCVIDITEDNNSNNVSQETAEAVSALQISQSSESYISESRHLVLNPSVSDVRKPEVEQQLNNSIASKIEFAHSEVIRTVAAVGDSAAKVEKDKAPYTSIISCISKSNFTDEGRKLNKQSPSPDVLKPNSNPSPEILKPKSNHFSDTLKPKHQNPLETSKPKPNTTPDISKHNIRYQDSQISAASTNRPVSKAEPEMPRSSFKPVPARINHTEATKSPLIIDRNEHFTVYRDPALFRPDTENNHIAYLHQHLHPLHASSHATCLTPNNHHPIHLLPGSSPQAPMAAINAHALSSAPHHSVHHPHHLSTVLPGMPAASLLGGHPRLDSGHSSNLGHLALAHHQHHQHQQQQQHQFLQHQQPPPHLLGQTHATASYSQLGLYPIIWQYQNGTHSYPGLGMPSSKWVHPENTVNSEASLRRNTHSPWLPVTTADSLGLLNHIPVRPASADPHRPIKLHMHASPPLSKAAGDHHKEDLDKKVFIDPMRAITAAHLKSDQDHSRTQAGKESHMHRHFMDSISGHCKQLKPPQEIGDRINKYKEENRMMLQESIEVAPFTAKIKSNDVERDSYPRIPPLPTASPKNHVIKQDKDIEHSAAELYKFKHSVPQTLPQSNYFTTLSTTVVNEPPRLYPSKEAINCYVEKLSSSHSASSNPLIMTSFNSKSLSKPPPLIKHQPEGEGLVGKITEQLSQQVASHVLNASGNERRSPVMSPSNPLRCMPALHRAPVFHPPTQQTLDRKEGSYGRLSPPTLTPIQPVSAAGKISELQKPPTLLPELRDISTICKNNSEMTSSEIWKVRDSLSHVKPGWNLEKSNGKPQAATASVIVRPPTCMKYDGLPEPKSASKELAIEKSFTGTNRTYCLKLGEGREPGRFILPNRNLEDTCTRYKKNFQAVSQDSIPSSFVAAANTMCNIKTHVTTSAATTTGVLSRGESDMTYSMSTTVSTNCRTESSSLKSGAQSMAELQENKIRTTSPSTFLPLNTGSTTQASAGLTYSASFVHLKKHKAALAAAQSRSSNANESEPVNATIQKCSPAISQDSTAVNNTMNKTCSLTDGQPAQSSQPNYHTKLKKAWLTRHSEEDKNTNKTEKLGSAMSEIIKPCTVSLIASTSSDVENNKESKEQEDQLEQEEKKTRTGTKRTYESGSESDDSDESESKAERRAKRQPKPTYKKKQNDMQKKKGDNEREDEEVKSNGIFRSAREKTKLKLASSNGIPRSVLKDWRKVKKLKQTGESFLQDDSCSEIGPNLQKCRECRVVRNKRGEEPAPSPVFCRFYYFRRLSFSKNGVVRIDGFSSPDQYDDEAISLWAPDDYEDNELDLETSKYILGYIGDQFCQLVMSENTAATWIKKDAKIAWKRAVRGVREMCDACEATLFNIHWVCQKCGFVVCLDCYKAKERKSSKDKELYAWMKCVKGQPHDHKHLMPTQIIPGTVLTDLVDVMHTLRDKYCIKSHCPCAGKQNIQLGKHPATNGVSQVLQNVLNHSNKISLCKPEFQQQNAMPKLETNGSNSPGSDTSTDSKLTPPESQSPLHFLADLAEQKAREEKKENKESPLSKQVKEEKEQTDSLESLNCKSSSLVANSNEQGSTLRDLLTTTAGKLRLGSTDAGIAFAPVYSSGTQTGKGVRSIPNILDDIIASVVENKIPANRTAKLNLKHELNEENKHDRKKSTSDESSRLHSDIPHSWLCDRRMLWLKDHRNCNNWKLFRECWKQGQPVLVSGVHKKLNASLWKAESFNQEFADHQGDLLNCKDGVVSNSSIKEFWDGFEDLTKRLKSKDGETMVYRLKDWPSGEEFMALMPSRYDDLMRNLPLPEYSDPEGKLNLASRLPTFFVRPDLGPRLCCAYAAHDSVPGVTASKEHDFGTANLHLEVSDIVNVLVYVGVAKGNGVLSKTGVLKRLEEEDLDENMKRRLKDSTETPGALWHIYGNKDAEKIKDFLQKTAKEEGLEVPQEHDPIRDQNWYLTRKLRQRLFEEHGVQGWTVVQFLGDSVIIPAGAIHQVQNLHSCVQVINDFVSPEHVVHSFHLTQELRSSKEEINYEDKLQVKNIYYHTVKDAIGSLKRFCDEELEDMEENS; translated from the exons GATGAAGTAGACAGTTTGAATCCAGTTCTCAGGGACAATCCACAGCTTCACGAGGAAGTGAAAGCCTGGGTTAAAGAACAAAAGGTTCAGGAAATTTTTATGcaag GTCCCTATTCTTTAAATGGATACCGAGTAAGAGTATACAGACAGGATTCAGCCACCCAGTGGTTCACTGGCATCATCACGCATCACGATCTCTTCAGTCGCACTATGATTGTGATGAAtgaccag GTTCTAGAGCCTCAGAATGTTGATCCTTCTATGGTACAGATGACATTTTTAGATGACGTCGTTCATTCTTTGCTGAAAGGTGAAAACATTGGAATAACATCAAGACGCAGATCTCGTTCCAGCCAGAACAGCAATACAGCGCAT GGTCATTATACACGTGCTCAAGCAAACAGCCCCAGACCAGTCATGAATTCTCCCACTGCGACACCGAAACAAgctcagcaacaacagcagcagcagcaacaacaacagcagcatcagCAACAACAGcatcagcaacaacagcagcaacagcagcagcagtttcagcagcaacagcaacggAGTTCCCGCTCCAGCAAGAGGAAGGGATCAGATAGCAGTGTGCCAGATGAAGATAAGATAAAAGAGGAAAGACTTGACAATGGAGGGCGAGGAG aattttcaaaaaataaaaacaaacaaattgtacATAAAAGAAGAAAACCCGAAGAGGATGAAAAGAAAGTTTGCTTAAAAAGACTGAAGGCAGACAATGTGTCAGACTACTCTGAGAGCAGTGACTCTGAAAACTCTAATAAGAGAATAGATTCTTCCTCCGAGCAGAATTCAGAGAATGAGTTAAAAAGCATAAGCACTCCAAAGGCTAGTGAAGAGGAAGAAAAGTCCCAGAGTAGCAAGGGGGCAGAGGAGCAGACTCTAATAGATAGACATTCTCCCTGGGATGAAATACCAGAAGATGAAAAAACTCAAAAAGTAGAAAGAATTCAGTCAGATGACTGTGACCTGCAAGAAAAATCTCAGCTCCAACCAGCAGAGCCGCCCACCTTCTATGATCAGAATGCCAGTACTCCAGATGTCCAAGGGTGCATTGTAGAATTGAAAAACACTGTGGAAACTTTACCTAATGACCATTATGCTAACAGTGCATCACAAACTCCTACACCAAAATGTGTTATTGATATCACTGAGGATAACAATTCAAATAATGTGTCTCAGGAAACTGCTGAGGCTGTTTCTGCCCTGCAGATATCCCAATCATCAGAATCATACATATCGGAGTCAAGACATTTGGTGTTAAATCCATCAGTTTCAGATGTTAGAAAGCCAGAGGTCGAACAGCAGCTGAACAATAGCATTGCCAGTAAAATTGAGTTTGCCCATTCAGAGGTTATAAGGACAGTTGCAGCTGTTGGTGATTCTGCAGCTAAAGTTGAAAAGGACAAGGCCCCCTATACCTCCATTATATCTTGCATTAGCAAATCAAACTTTACAGATGAAGGTAGaaagttaaacaaacaaagtCCCTCGCCAGATGTGTTAAAGCCCAACTCAAACCCTTCTCCTGAAATTCTTAAGCCCAAATCGAATCACTTTTCTGACACCCTCAAGCCTAAACACCAGAACCCTTTGGAGACTTCCAAACCTAAACCAAATACTACCCCTGATATTTCAAAGCATAATATTAGATACCAGGACAGCCAAATCTCTGCTGCTTCTACAAACAGGCCAGTGTCAAAAGCTGAACCTGAAATGCCCAGGTCAAGCTTCAAGCCAGTGCCAGCAAGAATTAACCATACAGAAGCCACAAAGAGTCCTCTCATTATTGACAGGAATGAGCACTTCACAGTTTACAGGGATCCTGCACTATTCAGACCAGACACAGAGAATAACCACATTGCATATTTGCACCAGCATCTTCATCCACTCCATGCCTCTTCACACGCAACATGTTTAACCCCCAACAACCACCATCCAATCCACCTCCTTCCTGGATCCTCGCCACAGGCACCCATGGCTGCTATCAATGCCCATGCTTTAAGCAGTGCCCCACACCATTCTGTTCATCACCCTCATCATCTTTCAACAGTACTACCTGGAATGCCTGCTGCGTCTTTGTTGGGTGGACACCCACGTCTGGACTCTGGTCATTCCAGCAATTTAGGTCACTTGGCTCTAGCACATCACCAACATCAccaacatcagcagcagcagcagcaccagtttTTGCAGCACCAGCAACCTCCTCCTCACCTCTTGGGACAGACTCATGCGACTGCATCATATAGCCAGCTGGGACTCTATCCAATCATTTGGCAGTATCAAAATGGCACCCACTCTTACCCAGGTCTCGGTATGCCTTCTTCTAAGTGGGTCCACCCTGAAAATACAGTCAATTCGGAAGCCAGTTTGAGGAGG AACACCCACAGCCCCTGGCTCCCTGTGACCACGGCAGACAGCCTTGGTTTATTGAACCACATTCCTGTCAGACCTGCCAGCGCAGACCCACACCGGCCAATCAAACTCCACATGCATGCTAGTCCACCTTTGTCAAAAGCAGCTGGAGACCATCACAAAGA GGATCTAGACAAAAAAGTCTTCATTGATCCAATGCGAGCAATTACTGCTGCACATTTGAAGTCTGATCAGGACCACAGCAGAACACAAGCTGGCAAAGAAAGCCATATGCATAGACACTTCATGGATTCCATCTCTGGTCACTGCAAGCAGCTTAAACCACCACAAGAGATTGGGGacagaataaacaaatacaaagagGAAAACCGCATGATGCTTCAGGAGAGCATTGAAGTGGCCCCTTTTACAGCCAAGATAAAGTCAAATGATGTAGAAAGAGATTCTTATCCCAGGATACCCCCCTTGCCCACTGCCAGTCCTAAAAACCATGTCATAAAACAGGACAAAGATATCGAGCACTCTGCAGCAGAACTCTATAAGTTTAAGCATTCAGTGCCACAGACTTTGCCGCAAAGCAACTATTTCACCACCTTGTCGACCACTGTGGTGAATGAACCACCAAGATTATATCCATCCAAAGAAGCTATAAACTGTTATGTTGAGAAACTGAGCAGCAGTCATTCAGCATCCTCTAATCCCTTGATTATGACATCATTTAACAGTAAGTCACTTTCAAAGCCCCCTCCTCTGATTAAGCACCAACCAGAAGGAGAGGGTTTGGTAGGAAAAATAACAGAGCAGCTTTCTCAGCAAGTGGCCTCACATGTCCTTAATGCATCTGGTAATGAACGAAGAAGTCCTGTAATGTCCCCATCCAACCCACTCCGATGCATGCCAGCATTACACAGGGCCCCAGTGTTTCATCCTCCAACTCAGCAAACCTTGGACAGAAAGGAAGGCAGTTACGGTAGGCTTTCTCCACCGACACTGACTCCAATCCAGCCTGTCAGTGCAGCTGGTAAAATATCGGAATTGCAGAAGCCCCCGACCTTGCTACCGGAGCTGAGGGATATAAGCACTATTTGCAAAAACAATTCTGAGATGACTTCATCAGAGATTTGGAAAGTTCGTGATTCTCTAAGCCACGTGAAACCTGGATGGAATTTGGAAAAAAGCAATGGAAAGCCACAGGCAGCAACAGCATCTGTTATTGTACGCCCACCTACATGCATGAAATACGATGGTTTGCCAGAACCAAAGTCTGCATCCAAGGAGTTGGCCATTGAAAAATCATTTACAGGAACAAATCGGACATATTGCCTCAAACTAGGGGAAGGCAGAGAGCCTGGGAGATTCATTTTACCAAACAGGAACTTAGAGGATACTTGCACTCGGTACAAAAAGAACTTTCAGGCTGTATCCCAGGACAGTATTCCGAGTTCTTTTGTGGCTGCTGCCAATACTATGTGCAATATAAAAACTCATGTAACCACTTCTGCAGCCACAACCACTGGTGTCTTAAGTCGTGGTGAATCAGACATGACTTACTCTATGTCGACCACTGTCTCGACTAATTGTAGAACGGAAAGTTCTTCCCTTAAAAGTGGCGCTCAGTCAATGGCAGAGTTGCAGGAGAACAAGATCCGAACCACATCCCCTAGCACATTCCTGCCACTCAATACAGGAAGCACTACACAGGCCAGTGCAGGCCTTACTTATTCAGCCAGCTTTGtccatttaaaaaagcacaaggCAGCGCTGGCCGCAGCTCAGTCCAGAAGCAGTAACGCAAATGAAAGCGAGCCTGTTAATGCAACAATTCAGAAATGCTCACCGGCCATTTCACAAGACAGTACTGCAGTAAACAACACAATGAACAAAACATGCTCTTTAACTGATGGGCAACCTGCCCAGTCGAGTCAGCCTAACTACCACACAAAGCTTAAAAAAGCGTGGCTTACAAGGCATTCAGAGGAAGATAAAAACACTAATAAAACTGAGAAATTGGGAAGTGCTATGTCAGAGATTATTAAGCCATGCACTGTTAGTTTAATTGCATCTACGTCAAGTGATGTGGAAAATAACAAAGAAAGTAAAGAACAGGAAGACCAACTTGAGCAAGAAGAAAAGAAGACAAGGACAGGAACTAAAAGGACTTATGAGTCAGGCTCTGAGAGCGATGACTCAGATGAAAGTGAGAGCAAAGCCGAGCGAAGGGCCAAGCGTCAGCCCAAACCCAcgtacaaaaagaaacaaaatgatatgcaaaagaaaaagggTGATAATGAGAGAGAAGATGAAGAAGTAAAATCAAATGGTATTTTTAGAAGTGCCagggaaaaaacaaaactcaaGTTGGCAAGCAGTA ATGGAATACCTCGGTCAGTATTAAAAGACTGGCGGAAAGTGAAGAAACTGAAGCAGACAGGAGAGTCCTTTCTGCAGGACGACTCGTGTTCTGAAATTGGACCGAATCTCCAGAAGTGTAGGGAATGCAGAGTCGTCCGCAATAAGAGAGGGGAAGAACCAGCTCCCTCCCCTGTGTTTTGCAGATTCTACTATTTCCGCCG ACTTTCATTTAGTAAGAATGGGGTAGTCAGAATAGATGGCTTTTCATCTCCAGACCAATACGATGATGAGGCTATCAGTCTGTGGGCACCTGATGATTATGAGGACAATGAGCTCGACCTGGAAACCTCCAAATACATACTAGGTTACATTGGAGATCAATTTTGTCAACTAGTAATGTCTGAGAATACTGCAGCGACATGGATCAAAAAAGATg CCAAAATTGCGTGGAAGAGGGCAGTAAGAGGAGTGCGGGAGATGTGTGATGCATGTGAAGCCACATTGTTTAACATTCACTGGGTCTGCCAAAAATGTGGATTTGTGGTCTGTTTGGACTGTTACAAGGCAAAGGAAAGAAAGAGTTCCAAAG ACAAAGAGCTGTATGCTTGGATGAAGTGCGTCAAGGGACAGCCTCATGATCACAAGCACTTGATGCCAACACAGATTATTCCAGGAACTG ttttGACAGATCTAGTGGATGTGAtgcacacactgagagacaagTATTGCATTAAATCCCACTGTCCTTGTGCGGGCAAACAGAATATACAGCTTGGCAAGCACCCTGCCACCAATGGAGTTTCACAG GTATTGCAGAATGTCCTTAATCACAGCAACAAAATTTCTCTGTGCAAGCCTGAGTTTCAGCAACAGAATGCAATGCCAAAACTCGAAACAAATGGTAGTAACAGTCCTGGAAGCGACACAAGCACAGACAGCAAGTTAACTCCGCCAGAATCCCAGTCTCCTTTGCACTTCCTGGCAGACTTAGCAGAGCAGAAAGCCAGAGAAGAAAAGAAAG AAAACAAAGAATCCCCACTCAGCAAGCAAGTGAAGGAAgaaaaggaacagacagacagtttAGAGTCTTTGAACTGCAAATCTTCCTCACTAGTGGCCAACAGCAATGAGCAAGGCTCGACCCTCAGAGACTTGCTCACGACAACAGCTGGCAAACTACGGCTGGGCTCTACTGATGCTGGCATTGCATTTGCTCCTGTCTACTCTTCAGGGACACAA actGGAAAAGGTGTAAGAAGCATACCTAATATTCTGGATGACATCATTGCTTCAGTGGTCGAGAACAAGATTCCAGCAAACAGAACAGCAAAGCTAAATCTTAAACACGAACTGAATGAGGAGAATAAACATGACAGGAAGAAGTCCACCTCAGACGAGTCCAGTAGACTGCACTCTGATATCCCGCATTCCTGGCTCTGTGATCGGCGTATGCTTTGGCTCAAAGACCACAGGAACTGTAACAACTGGAAACTGTTCAGGGAGTGTTGGAAACAAGGGCAG CCTGTTCTTGTGTCAGGGGTTCATAAGAAATTGAATGCCAGTCTGTGGAAGGCAGAGTCATTTAACCAGGAGTTTGCAGATCATCAGGGAGACCTCTTAAACTGCAAAGATGGAGTGGTTTCTAACTCGAGCATCAAGGAATTTTGGGATGGATTTGAGGATCTAACAA AAAGACTTAAGTCAAAGGATGGAGAAACTATGGTATATCGCTTGAAAGATTGGCCATCTGGAGAAGAATTCATGGCCCTAATGCCTTCTAG GTATGATGACTTGATGCGAAACTTACCCCTGCCTGAGTATTCAGACCCAGAGGGAAAACTTAACTTGGCATCCCGTTTGCCTACTTTTTTTGTGCGGCCAGACCTTGGACCCAGACTGTGCTGTGCATATG CTGCTCATGATTCTGTGCCAGGTGTCACTGCTTCTAAGGAACATGATTTCGGAACAGCCAACCTGCACTTGGAGGTTTCTGATATAGTCAACGTGCTTGTTTATGTCGGAGTAGCCAAAGGAAATGGAGTCCTTTctaaaacag GCGTGTTGAAAAGACTGGAAGAAGAAGATTTGGATGAGAACATGAAGAGGAGACTAAAGGACTCTACTGAGACTCCAGGGGCCTTGTGGCACATTTATGGGAACAAAGATGCTGAGAAAATTAAAGACTTTCTGCAAAAG actgcaaaggaggaaggcttGGAGGTCCCCCAAGAACATGATCCTATCCGTGATCAGAACTGGTACCTGACCAGAAAGCTGAGACAAAGGTTGTTTGAAGAGCATGGTGTTCAGGGCTGGACTGTTGTACAGTTCCTTGGTGATTCTGTCATTATTCCTGCAGGGGCAATTCATCAG